From the Teredinibacter turnerae T7901 genome, one window contains:
- a CDS encoding cache domain-containing protein codes for MEETKTPKYGLSLRVVIPAIIAIIGLLSYFYYATNNSQYQTLNRHYLRELGDATKTFNTRLNQYYATRWYTQASAAELDNNAPVCVVHDNPQADKATGKIFYFESGKFVYRDLATQECWQQPITNFLPAPSGEFSQYLLVTPNNKVLATKGDLRALSVIDTRQIARQIALELNRDWVKLAANFEKSSSVEQQAENKLPGFSYYLDLKLNPGEYRIYLFPFSVDLDFPVTPRENAHQLYLLGIVPKSALSSTDSKRWTLSNYVLSLLAVVFFLVITRLFLLSQHQPVDNLFYHTTLYSSFIFFAAITAAYFAFFETSLEKADKARKAFAIAQSTSRQMFEELKQTLPELDRIAQFYMRDTFSCDTGVCKRDPETNPAAFALSNWDTNSLICDSDKTKIGSDPVKPDPVCVYFSKEIRQKAECSKGHVTGDETRSPLVNCQWREAMGSMDWHILHAFTLKDDGMQAGNQFYNKEFQRRPQNLDLSHREYFKTILNQEGWYHAELTKGLTFQQFYIQRLRSLTNGSLATTLSVPLLVPGANYKVLAADIELRSVSQFSTERLRDLQDISLFVLDRASGEILFHTDRSRILNENLFSNGRETDAVRHAIQARRDSREGRVLAISGNYQGLPGWFVVHEAPLDQWAVVTFFPRESLNNYFSNIFFINIVYFLAFLLLGQSIAWSMSAVNRRSPVRRVFGIPKFIESRKLMLFLSVLIFAQIGSTWIGFGLTQHFSAPEMVSIALVIIANLIVITWGISSYAIMAEQQMNKPRDIKHRMQDLPRLVAQHFDWGCAWLLVGFVVGAVFLNWNLHYSAKQPARALNWYYKNTTTPRINAEVQNLVAKARQLYPSSIRGHGQDPFKLMEANRSSAIDSALDRLQNNSIGLDDVGSFSEFTQLTNTQEWLDRYIFRSHSRNRNSTDSLASAQTADDTSERGLQSVNSDTESGSHSTFYFFLFVVPFGAFMLAWLWISFNKRILYGRLFGTENMLRFINRLYRHNIHNHGLSPDSNLQICLPRTTESGVPLTYLLTSETPQRRLLKTLFCDNAALSSLFNDPSPCPNIELRLTTTRQGVEIAIFNITANLNMRAQRDKLLWFFQRMKELKRVEKINKLTLFCSYESIVMLLSINNLRKGSDISTNLISTEEYNDWAYCLRDFTVTTEIERSYLDRDFIAKETDAMPALKNFISFADTNLSEVKSGAQLQYNDYRWTNLPDRFKTSTEWYSIRYIQLKVGAFYRTLWNSCAPSEKLALFYLAKHKRINPNNEKVLENLATRGLVQVYRGQVRIVNQSFASYILHAESTDTLHLLIRQGDMGNWNDYRMAVYLVVAAVLFALTLWSGNSLYVIISSALGFMALVSNIVSGVSFLRGRLLG; via the coding sequence ATGGAAGAAACCAAGACCCCCAAATACGGTTTGAGCCTGCGGGTAGTGATACCAGCGATTATCGCAATTATTGGCTTGCTAAGTTATTTCTACTACGCAACCAACAACAGCCAGTATCAGACGTTAAACCGACATTACCTTCGCGAACTGGGCGACGCCACCAAAACCTTCAATACGCGTTTGAACCAATACTATGCTACCCGCTGGTATACCCAAGCAAGCGCGGCTGAACTCGATAATAATGCGCCGGTTTGTGTTGTCCACGACAACCCGCAAGCCGATAAAGCAACAGGTAAAATTTTTTATTTCGAAAGCGGAAAGTTTGTTTACCGAGATTTAGCAACGCAAGAATGCTGGCAGCAACCGATAACAAACTTTCTGCCTGCACCAAGCGGGGAGTTTTCGCAGTATTTATTGGTAACACCTAACAACAAGGTGCTTGCCACCAAAGGTGATCTGCGAGCCTTATCCGTTATAGATACTCGCCAGATCGCCCGTCAGATCGCATTGGAACTCAATCGTGACTGGGTGAAGCTGGCGGCGAATTTCGAAAAAAGCAGTAGTGTTGAACAGCAAGCAGAGAACAAGCTGCCAGGATTTAGCTACTATCTGGACTTAAAACTAAATCCCGGCGAATATCGTATTTACCTGTTCCCGTTTAGTGTTGACTTGGATTTCCCGGTTACGCCAAGGGAAAATGCGCACCAACTCTACCTACTGGGAATAGTGCCAAAATCTGCCCTGAGTTCCACCGACAGCAAGCGCTGGACGCTAAGCAATTACGTACTTTCGCTGCTTGCGGTCGTATTCTTTTTGGTAATTACTCGACTGTTTTTGCTCTCGCAGCATCAACCGGTAGACAATCTGTTTTATCACACCACACTGTATAGCAGTTTTATTTTCTTTGCCGCAATTACTGCCGCCTATTTTGCCTTTTTCGAAACCAGCCTGGAAAAAGCCGATAAGGCGCGTAAAGCGTTTGCGATTGCCCAGAGCACCAGTCGCCAAATGTTCGAGGAATTAAAGCAAACATTACCCGAGCTTGATCGCATTGCGCAATTTTATATGCGAGATACATTCAGTTGTGACACCGGCGTGTGTAAGCGCGACCCAGAGACCAATCCCGCCGCATTTGCTCTGTCAAACTGGGATACCAACTCACTGATTTGCGATAGCGATAAAACAAAAATAGGCTCAGATCCAGTAAAGCCAGACCCCGTTTGTGTTTATTTCAGCAAGGAAATCCGACAAAAGGCAGAATGTAGCAAAGGCCATGTTACAGGTGATGAAACCCGGAGTCCCTTAGTCAACTGCCAATGGCGAGAGGCTATGGGATCGATGGACTGGCACATACTCCATGCGTTCACGCTAAAAGACGATGGAATGCAGGCGGGCAACCAGTTCTACAATAAAGAATTTCAGCGGCGACCACAAAATCTCGACCTTTCACACCGGGAATACTTTAAAACAATTTTAAATCAAGAAGGCTGGTACCACGCAGAATTAACCAAAGGGCTGACTTTCCAGCAGTTCTATATTCAGCGACTGCGCAGTCTTACCAACGGCAGCCTTGCAACAACATTATCAGTACCTTTGCTTGTGCCGGGTGCCAACTACAAGGTGCTCGCCGCAGACATAGAATTGCGCAGCGTGAGCCAGTTTTCTACAGAGCGATTGAGAGACCTTCAGGATATATCCCTATTTGTACTTGATCGAGCATCGGGGGAAATTCTTTTCCATACCGATCGCTCGCGTATCTTAAATGAAAATCTTTTTTCCAATGGGCGTGAAACCGACGCCGTTAGGCACGCTATTCAAGCACGTCGCGATAGCCGTGAAGGACGGGTGTTAGCGATTTCCGGTAACTATCAGGGTTTACCCGGTTGGTTTGTCGTACATGAAGCCCCTCTCGACCAATGGGCTGTGGTTACGTTTTTTCCGAGAGAGTCCCTCAACAATTACTTCTCCAATATCTTTTTTATCAATATCGTCTACTTTCTCGCATTCCTACTTCTTGGGCAGTCCATCGCCTGGAGCATGTCTGCAGTTAATCGCCGCAGCCCTGTCAGGCGTGTTTTTGGCATTCCGAAATTCATCGAATCACGAAAATTAATGCTGTTTCTATCAGTATTAATTTTTGCACAGATCGGTTCGACTTGGATCGGGTTCGGGCTTACCCAGCACTTTTCCGCGCCTGAAATGGTGTCTATCGCGCTGGTTATTATTGCCAATCTAATCGTCATAACCTGGGGTATTAGCAGCTATGCCATTATGGCAGAGCAGCAAATGAATAAACCACGCGACATAAAACATCGTATGCAAGACCTACCCCGGCTGGTAGCACAACATTTCGACTGGGGATGCGCATGGCTTTTAGTAGGGTTCGTGGTCGGTGCGGTATTCTTGAACTGGAATCTGCATTACTCGGCTAAGCAACCTGCTAGAGCACTCAACTGGTACTACAAAAATACAACGACTCCACGCATCAATGCGGAAGTACAAAATCTCGTCGCCAAGGCCAGACAGCTCTATCCAAGTTCAATTAGAGGACATGGGCAGGACCCATTCAAGCTAATGGAAGCCAATCGCTCCTCCGCGATCGATAGCGCGCTGGATCGGCTGCAAAACAATAGTATTGGTTTGGACGACGTCGGCTCTTTTAGTGAGTTTACGCAACTAACTAACACCCAGGAGTGGCTGGATCGCTATATCTTTCGTTCGCATAGCAGAAATAGAAATTCAACAGATAGCCTAGCCTCTGCGCAAACAGCGGACGACACGAGTGAACGCGGCCTTCAATCAGTTAACAGCGATACCGAATCCGGTAGCCACAGCACTTTCTATTTCTTTTTATTCGTTGTTCCCTTTGGCGCATTCATGTTAGCGTGGCTATGGATTAGCTTTAACAAACGCATCCTCTACGGCCGCTTGTTTGGTACCGAGAACATGTTGCGGTTTATTAACCGACTCTACCGACACAACATTCACAATCATGGATTATCTCCCGATTCAAACCTGCAGATTTGCTTACCGCGGACGACAGAATCCGGCGTCCCACTAACCTACCTGTTGACTAGTGAAACCCCACAACGGCGACTACTAAAAACACTGTTTTGCGACAACGCCGCACTCTCATCGCTGTTTAACGATCCTTCACCCTGCCCAAATATTGAATTGCGCCTAACAACAACTCGGCAGGGGGTCGAAATCGCAATTTTCAACATTACCGCCAATCTGAATATGCGTGCTCAGCGAGATAAACTACTATGGTTTTTTCAACGTATGAAGGAGTTAAAACGTGTTGAAAAAATAAATAAACTCACTTTGTTTTGCAGTTATGAAAGTATTGTGATGCTGCTATCTATCAATAACCTGCGCAAAGGCAGTGACATTTCGACAAATCTGATATCAACAGAAGAATACAATGACTGGGCCTACTGCTTGCGCGATTTTACCGTAACCACTGAAATCGAACGCAGCTATCTCGATCGCGACTTTATCGCGAAAGAAACGGACGCTATGCCCGCCCTAAAAAACTTTATTTCTTTCGCAGACACAAACCTCAGCGAAGTCAAAAGCGGGGCGCAATTGCAATACAATGATTACCGCTGGACAAACCTGCCTGACCGCTTTAAAACATCTACAGAGTGGTATTCCATCAGGTACATTCAACTTAAGGTCGGCGCTTTCTATCGAACCCTGTGGAATAGCTGTGCCCCATCTGAGAAGCTGGCGCTTTTTTACCTGGCTAAACACAAGCGGATTAACCCTAATAACGAAAAAGTCCTGGAGAACCTCGCAACGCGCGGCCTGGTTCAGGTGTATCGTGGGCAGGTCAGGATTGTGAATCAGTCCTTTGCATCCTACATACTGCACGCAGAAAGCACAGACACCTTGCACTTATTAATCCGGCAGGGCGATATGGGCAATTGGAACGATTATCGAATGGCGGTTTATTTGGTCGTCGCCGCAGTGCTTTTCGCTCTCACGCTCTGGTCCGGCAACTCGTTGTACGTGATTATCTCTTCTGCACTTGGGTTTATGGCCTTGGTAAGCAATATCGTCAGTGGAGTGAGCTTTTTGCGTGGCCGTCTACTGGGTTAG
- a CDS encoding sigma factor-like helix-turn-helix DNA-binding protein, producing MTSSASEPQLELYRILNSLDKYERALMILHLKGFKYDEIASILAISESNVGTKINRIRQRLIAEHR from the coding sequence ATGACATCAAGTGCCAGCGAGCCTCAGCTGGAACTTTATCGAATATTGAACAGTCTGGACAAATATGAGCGGGCGTTGATGATCCTTCATTTGAAAGGCTTCAAGTACGATGAAATCGCCAGCATTTTGGCGATCTCCGAATCCAACGTCGGCACCAAAATCAATCGCATCAGACAGCGCCTGATTGCAGAACACCGCTAA
- a CDS encoding TetR/AcrR family transcriptional regulator, producing MAITSLEDRQQHKRVQILKATRKLLAERGFHGFSIKQVAAQAGVATGTVYLYFRDRQDLIEQLHMAVIEDIAAAAFTHWDPNASSARRYFSVCEQMWQYCMDHPDTLLCKGQFDQLPPAVLRTQYEEAQSLFLPLADLFTEGRRSGELINLPDHALFSLSIDTLWQLARRHMLDIVHVDEVMLKQVIEASWRSIQNPG from the coding sequence ATGGCCATAACGTCACTCGAAGATCGTCAGCAACACAAGCGCGTACAAATTCTGAAAGCGACTCGCAAGCTCCTCGCCGAGCGCGGGTTTCACGGCTTTTCGATCAAACAGGTGGCAGCGCAGGCCGGAGTCGCCACAGGCACCGTGTATTTGTATTTTCGCGATAGACAGGACTTGATCGAACAGCTCCACATGGCGGTGATCGAGGATATCGCGGCAGCGGCCTTCACCCACTGGGACCCAAACGCGAGCAGCGCCAGGCGTTATTTCAGTGTGTGCGAGCAAATGTGGCAATACTGTATGGATCACCCCGACACCTTGCTGTGCAAAGGCCAGTTCGACCAGTTGCCACCAGCCGTGTTGCGCACCCAGTACGAAGAGGCCCAGAGCCTGTTCCTGCCACTGGCCGATTTGTTCACCGAAGGCCGGCGTAGTGGTGAGTTAATCAACCTGCCAGACCACGCATTGTTTTCTCTCTCGATAGACACCTTATGGCAGCTTGCTCGACGGCACATGCTCGATATCGTTCACGTAGACGAGGTCATGCTCAAACAGGTGATCGAGGCATCCTGGCGCAGTATTCAGAACCCCGGTTAA
- a CDS encoding efflux RND transporter periplasmic adaptor subunit, with protein MLVKHSPIFRTLSLGLLAAMALSACQKDAGAGAAAGGERPPTQVAVVTLKPQTVKLTSELPGRTVATRQAEVRPQITGLIQRRLFEEGSHVEAGQQLYQIDPARYDAALSTARANLARAKANLNSSDTQYKRYQELLKDKAVSQRDFDNAEASYLQGKAELAVAEAAVKTAQIDLAYTKVLAPISGRIGKSNVTEGALVTAGQAAALATIHQLDPIYVDVAQPAKALLKLRRQAMAGTLQRDDLGKVQILMEDGSLYEHAGTMQFSEMSVNESTGSVTVRALVPNPDHLLLPGLFVRAVLEEGARNNALLVPQRGVTRNRQGEATALLVAANNTVESRTLQLGQTINNHWLVESGLQAGDRVIVEGLQKTAPGAPVQAVELNAETASTTPAAKPAQES; from the coding sequence ATGTTAGTTAAACACTCCCCCATTTTTCGCACATTGAGTCTCGGCCTGTTGGCCGCAATGGCGCTCAGTGCATGTCAGAAGGACGCCGGCGCCGGTGCGGCAGCAGGCGGTGAACGCCCACCCACACAGGTCGCCGTCGTCACCCTCAAGCCACAAACGGTAAAACTGACATCAGAGCTTCCAGGGCGCACGGTAGCGACCCGCCAGGCTGAAGTGCGTCCGCAAATAACCGGGCTCATCCAGCGGCGATTGTTTGAAGAAGGCTCTCACGTTGAAGCCGGTCAACAGCTTTACCAAATCGACCCCGCACGTTACGACGCGGCGCTGAGTACCGCCCGCGCGAACCTGGCCCGAGCCAAAGCCAATTTGAACAGTAGTGACACCCAGTACAAACGCTACCAGGAATTGCTGAAAGACAAAGCTGTGAGTCAGCGGGATTTCGACAACGCAGAGGCGTCCTACTTGCAGGGTAAAGCCGAGTTGGCGGTGGCAGAAGCTGCAGTCAAAACCGCCCAGATCGACCTGGCGTACACTAAGGTACTGGCGCCTATTAGCGGCAGAATCGGTAAATCAAATGTGACAGAAGGCGCGCTGGTAACTGCCGGTCAGGCGGCGGCATTGGCCACCATTCACCAGCTGGACCCAATTTATGTGGATGTAGCTCAGCCTGCCAAAGCGCTGCTCAAATTGCGCCGCCAGGCGATGGCCGGCACCCTGCAGCGCGATGATTTGGGCAAAGTGCAGATATTGATGGAAGACGGTTCTCTGTACGAACACGCAGGCACGATGCAGTTCTCAGAAATGAGCGTGAATGAGAGCACGGGCAGTGTAACTGTACGGGCACTGGTACCCAACCCGGATCATCTGTTGTTACCAGGCCTGTTTGTGCGCGCTGTGCTGGAAGAAGGCGCGCGCAACAACGCGTTGCTCGTACCTCAACGGGGCGTCACCCGCAATCGTCAGGGCGAAGCCACTGCACTGCTGGTGGCAGCAAACAACACTGTTGAATCTCGAACATTGCAATTGGGCCAGACCATTAATAACCATTGGCTGGTGGAATCCGGCCTGCAAGCCGGCGACCGCGTGATCGTCGAAGGTCTGCAAAAAACCGCGCCAGGTGCGCCTGTGCAAGCGGTGGAGTTAAACGCGGAGACAGCCTCAACTACGCCGGCAGCAAAGCCAGCGCAGGAGAGTTAA